In Osmerus eperlanus chromosome 17, fOsmEpe2.1, whole genome shotgun sequence, a single genomic region encodes these proteins:
- the osbpl8 gene encoding oxysterol-binding protein-related protein 8 isoform X3: MMKEEGVLCRRRFSTCGGTSSVRPPHPDGRKLIRNASFGGYNDLSPISLPGFDRGKEDLPLPLKEDSSHSISKSKSETKLYNGSDKDVSASGSKLTKKESLKVQKKNYREEKKRATKELLSTITDPSVIVMADWLKIRGTLKSWTKLWCVLKPGVLLIYKTHKNGQWVGTVLLNACELIERPSKKDGFCFKLFHPLEQSIWAVKGPKGEAVGSITQPLPSSHLIFRAASESDGRCWMDALELALKCSSLLKRTMIREGKEELASSGEHSHINFYSLLRAHNMQGFQFNDSDQFKDPDLYSDKSDRENEPDHEESDPEGLEKSEESDSDTSERQDDSYIDLDEALRETPYLEQSHEELGEAGEASQTETVSEENKSLIWTLLKQVRPGMDLSKVVLPTFILEPRSFLDKLSDYYFHADFLSESAVEENAYNRMKKVVKWYISGFYKKPKGLKKPYNPIIGETFRCMWLHSKTNSKTFYISEQVSHHPPVSAFYVSNRKDGFCLSGSILAKSKFYGNSLSAILDGEARLSFLNRGEDYVMNMPYAHCKGILYGTMTLELAGQVTIACEKTGYSAQLEFKLKPFLGSSDSVNQISGKIKLGKEVLATLEGHWDSEIFINDKKTGVVDTFWNPTPDLRQSRLTRCTVPPEEQGEYESERLWQHVTRAINNKDQTEATNEKFILEEAQRKSARERKAKCEEWVPSLFEQDSVTGEWHYRYADTRPWDPLNDMIQFEKDGWIQTKVRHRTPMVRSASVISLSNQGPRRDNCKCQVTGPKRKHKQSDKPKSPESGCSSPEPDRQDSSGSERHKSKHTSRLRKKGTDLSELQSAIDSIKKTQEDINRSISVLRSRAAGQTASEGGFLQQRDYAIIIFLIFVQVFINLLFK, encoded by the exons atgatgaaggaggagggagtgctCTGCCGCCGACGCTTCTCCACGTGCGGCGGGACCTCGTCCGtgcgccccccccaccccgacgGACGCAAGCTGATCCGCAACGCCTCCTTCGGAGGCTATAACGACCTGTCGCCCATCTCCCTGCCAG GTTTCGACAGGGGGAAAGAAGACCTGCCCTTGCCGCTGAAAGAAGATTCATCCCACTCTATATCGAAGAGCAAG TCGGAGACCAAGCTGTACAATGGCTCTGACAAGGACGTGTCAGCTTCCGGGAGCAAGCTCACCAAGAAGGAGTCTCTCAAG GTGCAGAAGAAGAActacagggaggagaagaagagagccaCCAAGGAGCTGCTCAGCACCATCACTGACCCCTCCGTCATCGTCATGGCCGACTGGCTCAAG atcCGGGGCACGCTGAAGAGCTGGACCAAGTTGTGGTGCGTGCTGAAGCCCGGCGTGCTCCTCATCTACAAGACCCACAAGAACGGCCAATGGGTGGGCACCGTGCTGCTGAACGCCTGCGAGCTCATCGAGAGGCCCTCCAAGAAGGACGGCTTCTGCTTCAAgctcttccaccccctggagCAGTCCATCTGGGCTGTCAAG ggTCCCAAAGGGGAAGCGGTGGGCTCCATCACGCAGCCATTACCCAGCAGCCACCTCATCTTCCGAGCTGCCTCCGAGTCTGACG GGCGGTGCTGGATGGATGCTCTGGAGCTGGCTCTGAAGTGCTCCAGCCTGCTGAAGCGGACCATGATCCGGGAGGGCAAGGAGGAGCTGGCCAGCTCTGGGGAACACTCCCACATCAACTTCTACAGCCTGCTGAGAGCCCACAACATGCAGGGCTTCCA gttcaaCGACAGCGACCAGTTCAAAGACCCGGACCTGTACTCAGACAAGTCCGACCGGGAGAACGAGCCGGACCACGAGGAGTCGGACCCGGAGGGCCTGGAGAAGAGCGAGGAGAGCGACAGCGACACGTCGGAACGCCAGGACGACTCGTACATCGACCTGGACGAGGCGCTGCGGGAGACCCCCTACCTGGAGCAGTCTCACGAGGAgctgggagag GCTGGCGAGGCGTCCCAGACGGAGACGGTGTCGGAGGAGAACAAGTCTCTGATCTGGACCCTGCTGAAGCAGGTGCGACCGGGTATGGACCTGTCCAAGGTGGTGCTGCCCACCTTCATCCTGGAGCCCCGCTCCTTCCTCGACAAGCTCTCCGACTACTACTTCCACGCAGACTTCCTGTCAGA GTCTGCAGTTGAGGAGAACGCCTACAACAGGATGAAGAAGGTGGTGAAGTGGTACATCTCTGGGTTCTACAAAAAGCCAAAG GGACTAAAGAAGCCGTACAACCCCATCATCGGCGAGACTTTCCGCTGCATGTGGCTCCACAGTAAGACCAACAGCAAGACCTTCTACATCTCTGAACAG GTGTCCCATCACCCCCCGGTGTCGGCCTTCTACGTCAGCAACAGGAAGGACGGCTTCTGTCTCAGCGGCAGCATCCTGGCCAAGTCCAAGTTCTACG gGAACTCCCTGTCGGCCATACTGGACGGAGAGGCTCGTCTGTCCTTCCTCAACAGGGGCGAGGACTACGTGATGAACATGCCCTACGCCCACTGTAAAG gtATCCTGTATGGCACCATGACCCTGGAGCTGGCAGGTCAGGTGACCATCGCCTGTGAGAAGACAGGCTACAGCGCCCAGCTGGAGTTTAAACTGAAG CCGTTCCTGGGCAGCAGTGACAGCGTGAACCAGATCTCCGGGAAGATCAAACTGGGGAAGGAAGTCCTGGCCACGCTGGAGGGACACTGG GACAGTGAGATCTTCATCAACGATAAGAAGACAGGGGTGGTGGACACGTTCTGGAACCCCACCCCTGACCTGAGGCAGAGCCGGCTGACTCGCTGCACCGTGCCCCCGGAGGAGCAGGGCGAGTACGAGTCTGAGAG gCTGTGGCAGCATGTGACTCGAGCCATCAACAACAAGGACCAGACCGAGGCCACCAACGAGAAGTTCATCCTAGAGGAGGCCCAGAGGAAGTCTGCCCGAGAGCGCAAGGCCAAGTGTGAGGAGTGGGTCCCCTCTCTGTTCGAGCAGGACTCCGTCACTGGGGAGTGGCATTACCGCTATGCCGA CACCCGTCCGTGGGATCCTCTGAACGATATGATTCAGTTTGAGAAAGACGGCTGGATCCAGACTAAGGTTCGCCACCGCACCCCTATGGTACGTTCTGCCAGTGTTATTAGTCTCAGTAACCAGGGGCCGCGGAGGGACAATTGCAAGTGCCAG GTGACGGGGCCAAAGAGAAAGCACAAGCAGAGCGACAAGCCGAAGAGTCCTGAGAGCGGCTGCTCCTCTCCTGAGCCCGACCGCCAAGACTCCTCTGGCAGCGaac GACATAAGAGCAAGCACACCAGCCGCTTAAGGAAGAAAGGAACCGACCTCAGTGAACTTCAAAGTGCCATTGATTCTATCAAAAAAACACAGGAGGATATTAACAG GAGTATCAGTGTGCTGCGTAGCCGAGCTGCGGGGCAGACGGCGTCCGAGGGAGGCTtcctccagcagagagactacgccatcatcatcttcctcatctTCGTTCAGGTCTTCATCAACCTCCTCTTCAagtag